CGCATGCGCACGCGACCAGGAGACGTTCGTCGGCGCGCTGCGGTGGGCGCTCGCGCACGACGACGAGGCCGCCGCGGTGGACCTCTGCGCGGCGCTGTTCCACTGGTGGACCATCCGCGGCCTGCACGTGGAGACCGTCACCTGGGCCACGCGTCTGCTGGCCGCCGACGACCCCGCGCGCCGCCGCACGTCCGCGCTGTACGCCGCACGTCGGGACGGCGACGACAGCGCGCCGCACGGCGACCGCCTCACCGCAGCCGCGGTGCACGCCGCCGTCAACAGCGGCGTCACGGCGTCCAACCGGCTCGCGGCACTCGCGGGGCGCGTGCTGCGCGGTGTGCGGGGAGAGCAGGCCGCGCAGGTCGGCGACCGGATGCGCGCGGTCTCGACCGCGTTGCCCGCCATGACGTTCAGCGACCCGGCGCGCGCGGAGCTCGCCGCCGCCGAGCTCGCGCGGCACGGCGACCCGTGGGTCCGCGGGCTCGGCACGTTCCTGGGTGCGGCCGTGCGCGAGAACGCCGGCGACCCGGCCTCGTGCGTGCCGGACGCGCTCGCCGCGTACGCGCTGTTCCGGCAGGCGGGCGACCACTGGGGCATGGGCATGACCGCGCAGGCGGTCGCGCAGTGGTCGGCACGCCTGGGCGGCGAGGACGTGATGACGTGGCTCGAACGCGCCATCGAGCACCTGGAGCTGGTGGGTGCGCTGCTCGACGCGCGCAGCCTGCGCCTGCTGCTGGATGTGCAGCACGCGCTCACGGGCCAGGAGGACCGGCTCGAGGCGCTGCGGGAGCTGGCGGCCGCGCCCCACCTCGAGCCCATGGACCGCGCGCAGGCGCTGCTGGGCCTCGGTCAGGTGCTGCTGGGCCGGCGCGAGCGCGACGAGGCCGCGCAGCACGTGCTGCGCGCGGTCGATCAGCTGGGCGACGACGAGGGCGGCGCACCGCAGTCCCGCACCGTGCTGCGCGTCGCCGCGGCCGTGCTGCTGCTGCACGCCGCCGTGCCGGACGGCTGGCCCGACGAGCCCGGCGGCGTCACGGGCGTCGCGGGGATGAGCCCCGACGACGTGCAGGCCCGCGTCGTGGAGATCGTGACGCCCACCGCCGCCGACGTCGCGCGCATGCGGGACATGCCCGTGATCGGCGCGTACGCGCTGGGCACGGCGGAGCTCGCGGCGTTCCGCGGCGACGCCGCGACCGCGGCCGAGCTGTGGTCGCTCGGCACGCGGCTGGGCGCCACGATCGCGTGGATCACGAGCTCGCTGGACCCCGAGACGTCGTTGACGGTCCGCCTGACCGGTCCGGCCGCGACCGCACGGGTCGGCGACCTGCGGGCTCTGCCGATCCAGCAGGTCACGGCCCGGATCGAGACGATCGTCAACGACGTCCTGGGTGCCCGTCAGACCTTGCGCCGGTAGGCGCGCATCGCCAGCGGCATGAACACGGCCACCAGGCCGACGCACCACGCGAGCGTCCACCACACGTGGTCGCCCAGCGGCGTGCCCAGGAACAGGCCGCGCATCGAGTCCACCAGGTGCGTCAGCGGGTTGACGTCCACGAAGCCCTGCATCCAGCCCGGCAGGTCGTCGGTCTGCACGAACACGTTGGAACCGAACGTCAGCGGCATGATCAGCAGGAACATCACGCCCTGCACCGCGCCCGACGTGCGCACCAGCATGCCCACCCACACGCTCACCCAGGACAGGCACACCGCGAACAGGATCGCCAGCAGGCAGCCCGCGATCATCTGCAGCGGATCGGTCGCGATGCGGAAGCCCATCGCGTAGCCCGTGGCCAGCGTGACCACGGTGACGATCACGTAGCGCACCACGTCGCCGCTGACCGCACCGAGCAGCGGGGCCGAGCGCGGGATGGGGAGCGACTTGAACCGGTCGAATATCCCCTTCTCCATGTCGGTATTGAGGTTCACCCCGATCGCGATCGCACCCATGGCGATGGTCTGGCCGAGGACGCCCGGCAGCAGGAACTGCAGGTAGTCGCCC
The Cellulomonas gilvus ATCC 13127 DNA segment above includes these coding regions:
- a CDS encoding ABC transporter permease: MSTATLDQRTQTPRTPAAVTHARPFPLLRHSAALTRRSLIKTWRTPEALIDVTLQPIIFLAIFVTIFGNAVAGSTGDYLQFLLPGVLGQTIAMGAIAIGVNLNTDMEKGIFDRFKSLPIPRSAPLLGAVSGDVVRYVIVTVVTLATGYAMGFRIATDPLQMIAGCLLAILFAVCLSWVSVWVGMLVRTSGAVQGVMFLLIMPLTFGSNVFVQTDDLPGWMQGFVDVNPLTHLVDSMRGLFLGTPLGDHVWWTLAWCVGLVAVFMPLAMRAYRRKV